atgaatcgaaaagtATAAAAATACtgtcgtatatttgcctctgttgattgacaagccgtcaatcgaACTGACTGATACTCGCGGCGGCCAtttactaaggatgtaaaaatatgtgtgcaaatcctcaaagtaattggttaaataccatcgcattgagagcttcatacattttacctatttgaagcgatttcattggtgaaaaccaagaaaaaccggggggtggtTTATCTCCCcacggaaaaaaccaaaacagaaaccagtctgtttttttgagttttggggtagagcctttaaactgacaaagtttcattgaaatcggtgagatggcatgtagcacgactgtccggtgctctcgtggacacgctcttaagtcACTATCTAGTTGTTTTAGAAAGAAGGATCAGGACTTACCTAACTCTTAGTGTTTTTGTGGGAGTTGTTGATCCTAATTTAAgtgttcttagaagtttcagttgtctgtaaagctaaataaatctaactgaaacctaatagggcctgtttattcttttccgtttagttttgttttgttttgtcttttttttttcttctggtctgtaatgatttcaatggtttcaggttcttttctcagaattgagctacagtaatagtatgcttctttgtgttgttgcctacaggagccactgcttgtgttgaattaaagagatttgaagaagcaatcacttggtgtgataagggactagctgtatcctatgaaggaatctttcatttttaaccgtgggtataaaaaaaaagtttccataatttgatgttttaagggagaaaatacaaagaagggtattaattaTGATGGAAACTTATCAGTTCATATACTTTAagtgtgtgtgattaaaaaCATAGGAGAAGTTATTACCTCATGACTTATtaatgaaattactccttttagccaatttgacttagttctactatccatgccaataactggtacattagtttatataaccctttaatttcccagaacaaatttgtaattatccttactgtcaaccatacaattcttgtaatgttagtacagagaattcagtatcgcatcaactaactattttcaaattgatatatctttttttactctcaacacttatctgattgatattgtattgctattgtaaggagaaattctcttttggtcactcacgggagttaaagggttagaagaCTAATATTAATCCAGTTTTACATAGTACTTGGGTAGATGATCTCTCTAAAACAAGCCAGAACTAAAAGCTCGGTAATGTTTAcatattttatgcaaattttcttgCCTTCGACCTTTTTCCACTACTTAGAGACTCGGAAACTTTCGTCCTGCTTTCCtatggacaaataaaaattttaaagacatgtgtttgtgttgtagactcatttcttccactgctgtaaaataATTGTCTGATGTTAaagctatattaatttaaaaattgagcaagtgctgctcagtttttggaaactaaGGATTAAATCTAGATATTTCGCGTTAAATTTTGAGGCTGTagacagaaaaaacattttttgaagtgtaGATTTACTTCACAACTGACTTTAAGACTGTATGTTGATAAATCATCTACCTTTCATGCAAAGCCCTCCTAATGGGTAATTTTATAGtcgtgtacttagttgccaagccttagtttggagtgaggctgaaggtgaccttgttgtgatagagaccagtatctagaaacgataataacaaagtagtttgcatttaaaaagcagcaatgtttttatcataacaaggtcagCCTTTATCATCCCTCTTGTTCAGAGGCTTGGGAACCAAGCAcgcaaatgttaaaatggactattacatatcaatatgatcagaaacataatcttttttgtttttccacatttaacccttaacataaaaaaagattgacaaaaacaataggatcttgttgtcattaagacttcagtctgtcagagaagtgggagataagtccatggaggaaaaagatcctattagtCATGACCACGTTAGCGCAAGTTCAGGTGATATCAAGAAAGTCATAGACTTCTATAATTGGGGAGaagaagccatagagtacctaaacctatatcttaaaaaagctaaagaagtaggagacaaacatggggagggtcgtgcttatggcaatcttggcaatgcttatcaccgtctgggtgatttcaaaaaagccatagagtaccacaacctacatcttaaaatagctaaagaagtaggagacaagcatggggagggtagtgcttatggcaatcttggcaatgcttatgacagtctgggtgatttcaaaaaagccatagagtaccacaacctagatcttaaaatagctaaagaagtaggagacaagcatggggagggtggtgcttatggcaatcttggcaatgcttatcagagtctgggtgatttcaaaaaagccatagagtaccacaacctacatcttaaaatagccaaagaagtaggagacaagcatggggagggtagtgcttatggcaatcttggcaatgcttattctagtctgggcgatttcaaaaaagccatagagtaccacaacctacatcttaaaatagctaaagaagtaggagacaagcatggggagggtggtgcttatggcaatcttggcaatgcttattctagtctgggtgatttcaaaaaagccatagagtaccacaacctacatcttaaaatagctaaagaagtaggagacaagcatggggagggtggtgcttatggcaatcttggcaatgcttatcaccgtctgggtgatttcaaaaaagccatagagtaccacaacctagatcttaaaatagctaaagaagtaggagacaagcatggggaaggtggtgcttatggcaatcttggcaatgcttattctagtctgggtgatttcaaaaaagccatagagtaccacaacctagatcttaaaatagctaaagaagtaggagacaagcatggggaaggtggtgcttatggcaatcttggcaatgcttattctagtctgggtgatttcaaaaaagccatagagtaccacaacctacatcttaaaatagctaaaggagtaggagacaagcatggggagggtcgtgcttatggcaatcttggcaatgcttatcacagtctgagtgattttaaaaaagccatagagtaccacaacctacatcttaaaatagctaaagaagtaggagacaagcatggggagggtcctgcttatggcaatcttggcaatgcttatcgccgtctgggtgatttaaaaaaagccatagaatACCATaacctaaatcttaaaatagctaaagaagtaggagacaaatcCTTGGAGGCAATGGCCTACTGTTCATTAGGATGCGTTTCTGTGGACTGCCAAAAGCCGTTGAACATTACCAAGCTAGCATAAacttattcaattccttgagagtacttcttaaatctaaagatgagtggaaagttaattttcgaaatcagcatcaaatggcgtatacgggtttgtggagagttctcgtagaacaaggtaatgtagatgaagccttatttgttgctgagaaaggacgagctcaagctctaaccgacctcatggaatccagttttcgtggtggaacaagtcaccacaagggagaagatgaagattgcgcagttttaaaaaacgttccatcaaacactgtctttcaggcagtggacgAAGCTAacgtcaatctttgggttgtgtccgaaggaaaacaagttcagttaagacaaagtaaactcaaaggttttgtttcagagaatagtggatCTAGCCAGTCGTTTGAGTCGTACATGCtcggtgtctatacacaacttggtgttcgttctaatgtgagatgcgagaatcgatctttagatgctttgagggagggccgttcaaaagtggatgagaaaaccaaagaagccaaCCCTCAACCTCACTTCCAACAAGACGGATGCTTGAGCAGTTTGTATGATATCGTTATGAAGCCGGTGGCTGACTTGATTCAAGGGGATGAGCTTCTCATTATTcctgatggacccctgtggatcgctccttacgctgcattgaaggatggtaattctaaatatctgtgtgaatcgttcacaATCCGAGTCGCTCCATCGTTAGcaagtcttagactcattgccgattgcccagatgattatcacaaaagcagtgatgcgttacttgtaggagatccgtgggtaTCCGAGGTTACTAACAGCGAGGGAGAGAAAGTCCTCGAGCAGCTTCCGTgtgctaaagaagaagtagaaatgatcggagAAATTCTGAATATTACGCCAATCACTGGCAGAAAAgccacgaaacgtgaggtgttgaaaagactcagttccgtttccttagttcactttgcggcacacggatgtatggaaactggcgaaattgctcttacacctgacccaGACCGAATATCTTCTGTGCCTACCAAGAaagaggattacattttaacgattcgagatgtgttgaatgttcaACTTCGCGCTAAACTTGTTGTGCTCAGTTGCTGCCACAGTGGTCggggcgagatcaaggctgaaggtgtggttggcattgcgcgcgcttttattggggctggtgctcggtctgttgtggtgtccctgtgggcgattgatgacgaggctactctcgagttcatgaaatgcttttatcaacaccttgcaGAAGGTAAATCTACAAGcaagtcactgaacctggccatgaaaagcctcagagaatcagatGAGTTCCACGACATCAAatactgggcgccctttttgctgattggagatgacctCAAGTTTGACctgatggcaaaggaaagagaaaatttgaatagaaaatcaaataaatgagaaaatttaatttttcatctcaaaagaatgaagtaggaacttggaaggtttaaatgtttctctattttaaacaatttttggttatttttctttactttttacttttttgttaaatggaacttgagatgtgCAACTTTACTatggtgaagaaataaaccagtctatttcattatattttgatcagtggaattgtcattttttgttactttaacaaatttaaatgcttgcGAAGAGAACGAAATGCAACAAGGCCTCTGTTATGAACGAGGTTTCCATTTCCACCAACATGTCACTCAGCTCTGTTCCTGTATTACAATCagttgtatggaaaataatttaaaggttatttcttttaccCAACCAGGGGCTTTTCCACCAGATTTTAATTACCTTTATGctctaagcttttgataagcaaagaaacaattcgTCATTTGCAAAAGTTGGcgaattttatttccaaaactttgaTTGAACATGTATGTGAATTGAATATGTGAATTCATCTTAGACCGTTTTCTacatcataaattactttgttacaatttaccttcatctttacaaaaaaattgattatcattttcaaCTCAATCCATTTTAATGCGATCTAGTTCTgtcagtgccaagattgccattctaagcttaatttgaagaagtaaacatcagagatgatgttattaaatttactaaccatatgttagagacattaCACCTACTTTtaggggtgtagccagcctctAGTCCCGTAGGCCCGGCCTACAATTGTTTTCTGCCCGCTTGACTTTTACTAAAAGATAATATGActcttgcaaatgttgaaacaaaaactgaaatttgtgaGGGTAGAAGCTTACATTTAGTCAAAAAGCTGGCTACAAccctgttttcaatcaaacgagtCTGGCCAATTTTTGTCCGTTTTACCAAACACTTCTCCGTTCGTTTTAAAGAACGACGACGGAGAGGCTAAAAATTGTCCATGTAATCTAAACTAGGAAAGAGGGACGCAGAGTTCACTATAAATTAAAGTTTCCATAGGTGTGACTTTTATTGTATGTGACAtggaatttgttgtttctaGTATGACAATATTTACGCTCATAAACGAGAGAAGCAGTTAACGTAAGCCATGTAGTCCTCaatgggaattattttggtgaaaaggctCATTAATTAATGCAAACCTAATGCGTAGTTGAAAACGTTCAGGGCTTCAGGATAAAACTTCTAATTGTTGAAAATCacctcttgaaattttttcatcgctttaaaTTTATCTCAGCATGATTTGAGGATGTCTGATAATATGCGTGGTTGAATATAATGTAACTAGGATTTTAAAGACATTCTAGGACAGTTTCAACTAAACATGGTTTGTATAATGTCAGTGTATTTCGTGTGAagtgttttgatgctattttttttaaagttgaagATGACTGTTCATTCATCTTAGTTTACATTAATTAACTCAtgaactcccaagttctgaagaaaaataagataagaaTGTGTTTCTCTTTGCTGCCGCTTGTTCCGAGAATTCGATGTAACATTATGTTTCTAGTAAAAGATTATCCTCCAGTTTGGATTTTCTCTAACTGTTATTGACTCCATGTTTTTCGGTGTATTAATACCGTGAGGAGAATTAAAATTATGATCAGCCTTGGGagtaaatgggttcattttagCGTCTCCGTTTAGCGCATATTTTACTTAATGCCTTGAACAGTTTAATGCAGTTTCTATTgtacttatttttttacttc
The sequence above is a segment of the Pocillopora verrucosa isolate sample1 chromosome 5, ASM3666991v2, whole genome shotgun sequence genome. Coding sequences within it:
- the LOC136281125 gene encoding tetratricopeptide repeat protein 28-like — encoded protein: MATGRSSIKVPCENEDLPDKENAPDFDEDTLRGELGSTSASVIVRTISIRSVSRMQADVEKDIYSAVDEANVNLWVVSEGKQVQLRQSKLKGFVSENSGSSQSFESYMLGVYTQLGVRSNVRCENRSLDALREGRSKVDEKTKEANPQPHFQQDGCLSSLYDIVMKPVADLIQGDELLIIPDGPLWIAPYAALKDGNSKYLCESFTIRVAPSLASLRLIADCPDDYHKSSDALLVGDPWVSEVTNSEGEKVLEQLPCAKEEVEMIGEILNITPITGRKATKREVLKRLSSVSLVHFAAHGCMETGEIALTPDPDRISSVPTKKEDYILTIRDVLNVQLRAKLVVLSCCHSGRGEIKAEGVVGIARAFIGAGARSVVVSLWAIDDEATLEFMKCFYQHLAEGKSTSKSLNLAMKSLRESDEFHDIKYWAPFLLIGDDLKFDLMAKERENLNRKSNK